Proteins found in one Vulpes vulpes isolate BD-2025 chromosome 13, VulVul3, whole genome shotgun sequence genomic segment:
- the UQCRB gene encoding cytochrome b-c1 complex subunit 7 isoform X1, producing the protein MRDDTIYENEDVKEAIRRLPENLYNDRMFRIKRALDLTMRHQILPKEQWTKYEEDKFYLEPYLKEVIRERKEREEWAKK; encoded by the exons ATGCGAGACGATACAATATACGAGAATGAGGATGTGAAGGAGGCCATAAGAAGGCTTCCTGAGAACCTTTACAATGACAGGATGTTCCGCATTAAGAGGGCGCTGGACCTGACCATGAGGCATCAGATCTTGCCTAAGGAGCAGTGGACGAAATACGAGGAG gataaattctaCCTTGAACCTTATCTGAAAGAAGTTATtcgagaaagaaaagagagagaagaatgggcAAAGAAATAA